One window of the Gammaproteobacteria bacterium genome contains the following:
- a CDS encoding O-antigen ligase family protein has translation MLLYSGFLFSIFLDYVRPGSYLPIIEAVKLNSVVPLTVLLFTIFHKSDVSDQDVFNNRNSRWLLFFLVLLLISVFTADVTHYSFNMLTTVLGFVFWYYIIVRLVTTEQRMRALFATLVLSHALLLVLNPQLITHPEMRSYIQGNTFLGDGNDYSLSVTIAIPMCLYLIMRAKALWMRLFWGLALAGLILGVVGTQSRGATIALACVFLFLWWKGRQKIIGLALIALLVSGIVSYAPDIYFERIDTIAHYEEEGSAMGRITAWKTAVRMAEKHPLLGVGSGHFAVKLGTEFRPPEFGVGNLPWLTAHSMYFLLLGELGIPGITFLFAMLIGNYLINNKLMRDARMRSSDLANLFLILNASLIAFAIGGAFLSVAYYPHLYVLTGIWTAAYFINKHAHIGQPENHQSLADEDAEQRAERLVWGTGDSKKLTIVQ, from the coding sequence ATGTTGCTCTACTCCGGATTCCTATTTTCAATATTTCTGGATTACGTCCGGCCAGGCTCTTATCTGCCTATTATCGAGGCGGTCAAACTCAACAGTGTAGTGCCGCTAACCGTGCTGCTCTTTACTATTTTTCACAAGAGTGATGTCAGCGATCAGGATGTTTTCAACAACCGGAATTCCCGCTGGTTGCTATTTTTCCTTGTACTTCTTTTGATCTCCGTCTTCACGGCAGATGTTACGCATTATTCGTTCAATATGCTGACAACTGTGCTCGGTTTCGTCTTCTGGTATTACATCATCGTCAGACTCGTAACGACGGAACAGCGTATGCGTGCATTGTTCGCCACGCTCGTACTGTCTCACGCGCTGCTTCTGGTGTTGAATCCGCAACTGATTACCCACCCTGAGATGCGCTCATACATACAAGGAAACACGTTTCTCGGCGATGGCAACGATTACAGCTTGTCTGTAACAATCGCCATACCGATGTGCCTGTATCTCATTATGCGCGCGAAGGCATTGTGGATGCGCCTATTCTGGGGGCTGGCGCTGGCAGGATTGATTCTGGGCGTCGTCGGAACTCAATCACGAGGGGCAACCATTGCACTGGCCTGCGTGTTCTTATTCCTGTGGTGGAAAGGACGCCAAAAGATAATCGGCTTGGCATTGATTGCGCTTTTGGTGTCAGGCATCGTCAGCTATGCCCCCGATATTTATTTTGAACGTATCGACACCATCGCCCATTACGAGGAAGAAGGGTCCGCCATGGGTCGAATTACGGCTTGGAAGACAGCTGTTCGTATGGCTGAAAAACACCCTCTGCTCGGGGTTGGGAGTGGTCATTTTGCCGTCAAGTTAGGGACTGAGTTCAGGCCACCTGAATTCGGTGTTGGAAATCTTCCCTGGCTCACTGCGCATTCCATGTACTTCTTGCTCCTGGGTGAGCTCGGAATACCTGGCATCACGTTTCTGTTTGCGATGCTGATCGGAAATTACCTCATTAACAATAAACTAATGCGTGATGCTCGGATGCGATCATCCGACTTAGCAAACCTATTCCTCATACTCAACGCCAGTCTTATCGCATTTGCCATCGGAGGTGCATTCCTGTCAGTCGCATATTATCCACACCTCTATGTGTTGACCGGCATCTGGACAGCTGCCTATTTTATTAATAAGCATGCACATATTGGCCAACCAGAAAATCATCAATCCTTGGCTGATGAGGATGCGGAACAGCGTGCCGAGCGGCTTGTGTGGGGCACCGGTGATTCCAAGAAATTGACCATAGTCCAATGA
- a CDS encoding glycosyltransferase family 4 protein, whose translation MTNFHRPKILIVHSTLHIGGAEEVTATLCRHIDAARFDVVVCCLKENGMVGEKIAAEGTEVFTIPHSRRFKADYFTSLALCGAVRKRQIRLLHSHDVHALSDTTICRLMTSDTRTVHTFHYGGYPSRDKTARTIESLCWRFVDQPVAVSSIQKDKISDFYRIPKGRLAVIRNGVDRQASGTEPLFIRQYREQGKTIIGCINTLIEQKGMFHLLETAALLKRQGLKDHVFLVAGEGHLRPALEERRHALGVDEDVIFLGWIQDAPRVMMNHIDIFFQPSLWEAMSMVLLEAMAAGRAIVATRVGEAPLVIQNEMSGLLVDTGDVASMASAITRLLANSGLRALLGAAAAKRYQSEFTAQVMANNYMELYDNVLARRKRNRFALGYKPA comes from the coding sequence ATGACAAATTTTCATCGCCCCAAGATTCTGATCGTGCACTCGACACTGCATATCGGAGGCGCGGAAGAGGTTACCGCTACCCTCTGCCGGCACATAGACGCCGCCAGATTCGATGTCGTCGTCTGTTGCCTGAAGGAAAATGGTATGGTTGGTGAAAAAATCGCAGCAGAGGGGACGGAGGTGTTCACGATCCCGCACAGTCGCCGATTCAAGGCTGATTACTTCACTTCCCTCGCATTGTGTGGAGCAGTTCGAAAGCGCCAGATTAGGCTTCTGCACTCACATGATGTTCATGCATTATCCGATACCACGATCTGCCGCCTGATGACATCTGATACACGTACGGTCCATACCTTTCATTATGGTGGGTATCCAAGTCGTGACAAAACGGCGCGGACAATTGAATCGCTGTGTTGGCGATTTGTGGATCAGCCAGTCGCCGTCTCAAGTATTCAGAAGGATAAGATCAGTGATTTTTATCGTATCCCGAAAGGGCGGCTCGCAGTCATAAGAAACGGTGTCGACCGGCAAGCCTCTGGGACTGAGCCGCTTTTCATACGACAATATCGGGAACAAGGCAAGACGATCATCGGCTGTATAAACACGCTTATAGAACAGAAGGGCATGTTTCATCTGCTGGAGACTGCGGCCCTGCTAAAGCGGCAGGGTCTTAAAGATCATGTCTTCCTGGTTGCCGGTGAAGGCCACCTGAGGCCGGCCTTGGAGGAACGGCGGCACGCGCTTGGCGTCGACGAAGATGTGATTTTCCTCGGGTGGATACAGGATGCACCCCGAGTCATGATGAATCATATCGATATATTCTTTCAGCCTTCTCTCTGGGAGGCTATGTCCATGGTGCTCCTGGAAGCCATGGCGGCAGGGCGCGCCATTGTCGCCACTCGCGTAGGAGAAGCGCCATTGGTGATCCAAAATGAAATGTCGGGATTGCTGGTGGATACGGGCGATGTCGCTTCGATGGCGTCGGCAATAACTAGGTTGCTGGCTAATTCTGGTTTGCGCGCCTTGCTAGGTGCCGCGGCGGCGAAACGTTACCAATCCGAGTTCACCGCCCAAGTCATGGCGAACAATTATATGGAACTCTATGACAATGTGCTCGCACGTCGGAAGCGTAACCGCTTCGCACTTGGGTACAAACCCGCATGA
- a CDS encoding glycosyltransferase family 4 protein has product MNILFLSQIVPYPPHGGVLQRGYNILREIGRYNRVHLLAFIHPDTQSTPELIHESRQELGKYCATIQYFPLWPKQSLAHKLAAFGAGVLYPLPFSVMAHRSAAYRNAVRATLERETIDLLHVDTIGLAPYRRLAPNISSVLTHHNIESRLMERRAETEDNLVRKFYTDLQARRLRSYEAEQSPSFDTNIMVSLNDQADLCQIAPGVATAVIPNGVDVSYFLPGVDDHEIAAIYTGGMNMYANKDAVLYFIHEIWPAVLRDHPGAKFYAIGQDPPRELRDHAARDSSIVVTGFVDDIRPYVRKCAVYVVPLRVGGGTRLKVLDALAQGKAIVSTTVGCEGIAVTPGKDILIEDEPARFSAQISTLFSDSEMRRKLGLAARQLAVSRYDWSAIGEDLQSLYQHIVTQRQPGGSAVSTGSS; this is encoded by the coding sequence ATGAATATACTTTTTCTATCCCAGATTGTTCCTTATCCACCACATGGTGGGGTGCTTCAGCGCGGCTACAACATTCTGCGCGAAATTGGGCGATATAACCGTGTGCACTTGCTGGCCTTCATTCATCCCGACACACAAAGCACTCCGGAGCTCATCCATGAGAGCCGACAGGAACTCGGGAAATACTGCGCTACGATCCAATATTTTCCTCTCTGGCCGAAGCAATCCCTCGCCCACAAGCTTGCCGCTTTCGGTGCCGGTGTACTGTACCCATTACCATTCAGCGTTATGGCTCATCGTTCGGCGGCATATCGCAATGCCGTCCGTGCAACGCTCGAGCGTGAGACTATCGATCTGCTGCATGTCGATACCATTGGTTTGGCACCGTACCGACGGCTCGCTCCGAACATCTCTAGCGTGTTGACTCACCACAATATAGAGTCCCGATTGATGGAGCGGCGTGCGGAGACAGAAGACAATCTGGTGCGGAAATTCTACACCGATCTTCAGGCCAGGCGGCTGCGTAGCTATGAAGCAGAGCAGAGCCCATCATTCGATACGAATATCATGGTCTCCCTGAATGATCAGGCCGATCTGTGTCAGATCGCGCCGGGCGTTGCCACAGCAGTCATCCCAAATGGTGTGGATGTGTCCTATTTTTTGCCTGGCGTGGATGACCATGAGATCGCGGCTATCTACACGGGTGGGATGAACATGTACGCCAATAAAGATGCTGTACTGTACTTCATACACGAAATATGGCCAGCGGTCTTGCGCGATCACCCTGGTGCAAAGTTCTATGCGATCGGACAGGATCCACCACGAGAGCTTCGGGATCATGCGGCGCGTGACTCGAGCATCGTCGTGACGGGATTTGTTGATGACATACGCCCTTATGTTCGTAAGTGTGCCGTCTACGTAGTCCCGCTTCGGGTGGGCGGCGGAACGCGCTTGAAGGTTTTGGATGCGCTGGCACAGGGAAAGGCGATAGTATCCACCACCGTAGGGTGCGAAGGTATAGCTGTAACGCCCGGAAAAGATATTCTGATCGAGGATGAACCCGCCCGTTTTTCTGCGCAGATAAGTACGCTGTTCTCGGATTCTGAAATGCGCCGGAAATTGGGCCTTGCTGCCCGTCAACTTGCCGTATCGCGCTACGATTGGTCAGCCATCGGCGAGGATCTTCAGAGCCTGTATCAACATATCGTGACCCAGAGACAGCCAGGCGGCAGTGCCGTTTCCACAGGCTCGAGTTAA
- the asnB gene encoding asparagine synthase (glutamine-hydrolyzing), which produces MADTRIEIGMLARMRDTMVHRGPDDEGIYTDGPVGLAHRRLSIIGVSTGHQPMHGSNPHHWIVFNGEIYNYRELRHDLERCGHQFHTESDTEVIVNAYAEYGEQCVQRLNGMFAFAIWDGLTNSMFMARDRLGIKPLYYYDGPDGFVFASEIKAILASGQVVAKLDQDRIWEYFLYRGISGENTLFSGIRSLLPGHWMRISQDRTESHRFWPHRHPEFPVPCSLDHSVTKLEELLTDAVRIRLMSEVPLGTFCSGGVDSSLVTALAARHLGEGVNTFSVGFSEVAYDETHYARLVARQYGTQHHELVVENKEFAEHLGDLIWLNDEPLHFANSVQIYAISRLAKQFVTVVLTGEGADELFLGYPRYQIPQILNRLRYVRTLFKPLAGVIGRASGDHRIQKLEYFLDQDMDSAICTNSATNERENVDSLLAPGIPQIQRYREEVLNQYRDISDIGVRLSFQDQHTYLVSILNRQDKMSMGASIEARVPFLDYRIAEFANSMPSSCRTRRLRGKELVKRVARKYLPDEVVYRRKSGFGVPLGSWLKDDEGLGGLAKKVFNSDVDDGVFNEKQLRRLWLEHRSGAKNHAELLWTAMNFLIWRERFNVAT; this is translated from the coding sequence ATGGCAGACACGCGGATCGAGATCGGCATGCTCGCCCGCATGCGTGACACCATGGTGCACCGCGGACCGGATGATGAGGGCATATATACCGATGGCCCCGTTGGCCTGGCCCATCGACGCCTCAGCATCATCGGTGTGAGTACCGGCCATCAGCCAATGCATGGAAGCAACCCGCACCACTGGATCGTCTTTAATGGTGAAATTTACAATTACCGGGAGCTTCGACACGATCTTGAGCGGTGCGGGCATCAGTTCCACACGGAATCCGATACAGAAGTGATCGTCAATGCCTATGCTGAATATGGCGAGCAGTGCGTACAACGACTGAACGGGATGTTTGCCTTCGCCATCTGGGATGGCCTGACAAACAGTATGTTCATGGCACGTGACCGCCTGGGCATCAAACCGCTGTATTATTACGACGGACCGGATGGGTTCGTGTTCGCATCTGAAATAAAAGCAATCCTCGCCAGCGGTCAGGTAGTCGCCAAACTCGATCAAGATCGCATATGGGAGTATTTCCTGTATCGCGGTATAAGCGGCGAAAATACATTATTCTCAGGTATCCGATCGTTATTACCCGGACACTGGATGCGTATCAGTCAGGACCGGACGGAAAGCCACCGATTCTGGCCGCATAGGCACCCCGAGTTCCCAGTGCCGTGCTCGCTCGACCACAGCGTAACCAAACTCGAGGAGCTATTGACAGATGCAGTACGGATCCGCCTGATGAGCGAGGTTCCACTCGGTACATTCTGCTCAGGAGGTGTCGATTCTAGCCTGGTGACAGCACTCGCCGCACGTCATCTAGGCGAGGGTGTCAACACGTTTTCTGTCGGCTTCAGTGAGGTGGCTTATGATGAAACCCACTACGCACGCCTGGTTGCCCGGCAGTATGGTACGCAGCACCATGAACTCGTCGTTGAAAATAAGGAGTTTGCCGAGCATCTCGGAGACTTGATCTGGCTAAACGACGAACCGTTACATTTCGCTAATTCAGTACAAATTTATGCCATAAGCCGGCTCGCCAAACAATTCGTCACAGTAGTGTTGACAGGCGAAGGCGCCGACGAGCTTTTTCTTGGCTATCCCAGATATCAAATTCCACAAATATTAAACCGCCTACGGTATGTGAGAACACTTTTCAAACCTCTGGCAGGGGTAATCGGACGCGCAAGCGGGGACCATCGTATTCAAAAATTGGAATACTTTCTGGACCAGGATATGGACAGCGCCATATGTACCAATTCTGCAACCAATGAACGGGAGAACGTCGACTCGTTACTTGCTCCGGGAATCCCGCAGATACAGCGATACCGGGAAGAGGTGCTGAATCAATATCGCGATATTTCTGATATAGGAGTACGTCTGTCGTTTCAAGATCAACATACCTACCTCGTCTCTATCTTGAATCGTCAGGACAAGATGAGCATGGGCGCAAGCATCGAGGCACGTGTTCCTTTTCTAGACTATCGAATTGCGGAATTTGCTAATTCGATGCCGTCGTCATGCCGAACACGACGGCTGCGTGGCAAGGAACTGGTAAAGCGCGTTGCCCGTAAATATCTCCCGGATGAGGTTGTGTACCGGCGAAAATCCGGATTTGGAGTACCGCTCGGGTCCTGGCTGAAGGATGATGAAGGCCTCGGAGGGCTCGCTAAAAAAGTATTTAATTCCGATGTGGACGACGGCGTTTTTAACGAGAAACAACTGCGTAGGCTTTGGCTAGAACACCGAAGTGGCGCTAAAAACCATGCGGAACTGCTATGGACTGCGATGAATTTCCTCATCTGGCGCGAACGATTCAATGTCGCGACATAG